gcggaagtaccaggtgcatccattcatttctatggagcgtgctgttcggatcggctgatccgaacagtactcgctcatctctaatagtaagcaGAACccatgaacagagccttactatGATGAGGACTAAGAAACtgaactcttagggctagttcacacggggctccgCAAGAACACATTCTGTCATGGCTGCTGCGACGGGATGGCGGTGCACGGCTTTCCTCTCcagtttaggcccaaatgaatggtcctagtccggagggtggtgtcgcaaggCAGACGCCgtagctgaatcagccatggaatcctcctgaagaaagggcggctcgcttcttttttccgcgagcgggaaccaACCCATTGCCCTGAGTATATTTTACTTTTGTATAATTTACACCTATCCCTTGCTGTTAGTCATTGTTATAGTGTGGTGGAAGACATGTAGGTTTTAGGGCCCTTTGATTACAATGGGATAGAAGCCACCAGGGTATAATTACTTGTCCCTCTGTGTTCTGAGCATTGCCTTCTTCTTTTTTATAATAATGTGGAGAACGCCTGTGGGTCAGTGTTGAGAACCTTATAAAACCCACTGCTTTGTCTCCATTCATCATCATGTAATGTCAATGTAATGTAATAGTCAATTGGTTCTGCTAGTGTCTGCATGTAACCGCTGGTTTAGTGGTCTGATTCTCCATTGCTCCAGTCCCCCGAAACGGATCTGAAAGACCGGGAACCTGGCCTGAATATTGTATGGTACTAGATTCTATTACTAGGGTTTTGAGGTCTGGGGAACTCTTATTAGAAACTCTTTGACATTGATCGTACACCCAAACATCCAAAGAGCCCATTTTAACATTTTAGTGGCTGGAACGTGGAACTTCCAAAAAAATTTGTAGCAATTTTCGATCCTAGGTTTTCTCCCATCCCTAGGTTATACAGTGGTCAGCCAGTGACATTCCTAACGTAATATGTATTAAAGCTGGTTTAACGCTTTGAGGGCTATGACTGTAGATGTGTAGAGGACATAATGGTAATGGAGGATATGTCAACGTACTGGTGAGTATGGGAGGCTTCTTCTGGTATGATTAGAAACATTGGTTCAGTAAATTCATGTTTGATTCCCTCTTTGGGGGGGGGGCGCGTTTAAATTCACAATGTGAATAGTGACTTTGGCTTGAAACACTGGGTGTTTCCCTCTACTGAAATATATTCCCTATTCACAGGATCCTCAGCGATCAGAGGATGAGGGTCTCCAAGTGCCTCATGTGAATAGTGGTGGGTGTTTGTGGCCACTTTATCTGTTCACTTCTACTGAACGTTTTGAGCAGGAATCTGTCAGTCTCTTAGAAGTGAATATATAAGTGAATATAACACACAAACGCCATTGCTCCAAGGGGCACTTGTAGGCACCCTTTCTCCTAATCACTGTGGGTTGTACCCTAGTGATCAGACATGTACAGTAAATTCTCCTGGATCCATTTTGTACGCCTATCAGTATAGTATGTTCAGAGTAGGGGGTCTCTCACACCCTTTCTGACGGGTGAGGTGTCCACTGACTGCTACAACCAGGCAGAGCATGAATGGAGAGGTGCCCTTGGCACTCCCAACTCACATCTAAGGGAACAAGCTTGCCAAACTGTTCCTGTAACTTCCATGAAACACCTGTTTCTATACCTGGAAGAGGAAgctgccttagggtaagttcacacggcggaaaccttttccgccatgtggctTTTTGGCGCGGCTACCCGTGACTGAATGactatgcagtgcatcagcatctcaTCGCGGCATCTCGcaactgattaggcctggatgaatgggcctaagcaggagggtgtctgaagccgcggctgactcagctgctgAATCCGCGCGAAATTAGGGCATTTCGCTTTTTTCCCCCGCTAGCTAAAAAAAGTtgctagcggagaaaaaaaagctagtgactctcattgaaatgaataggagacatttttgcaggtggattttgaggcggattcatcaCATTCCGCCTGCAGAAAACTTCATGTGCAAAAACCTTTAGGCGTGTAAGTGATTATCATTTTGATCATCGGCTTCAACTCCCAACCTGCAAATTCTCTCTCTTTTGTGTCCCATGAGTAGAGCCTATCCTGGCCTGGTAGATTGGGGtcttgtgtattatcctgtcatGATTTGCTGCCAACTATGATGACAAATCTTAAGAATACCGTATCTATAAGGTGAATTGTATCGTTCTATTTATATACAGTTCAATGTGGAAGAAGTACAGAATTCTTATTAGATACCGCTAAGGCTAGGCCGTTATTGGCTAAGATtaaaatctcaatttttttttatggggaGTTCTCTATTTTAAAGGGGTCTATAATATTGGACTCCACTATCTCTGTGACTTCATATCCATTTGTCACATGACTAtgttgcagtaccaagcacagccactatatagtgaacggtgctgtgcttggtaactattgaagaggccacagcaatgAATAGCATAGTCCCAGATAAACCCTTTCATCTTGATTTATTATGTTTTtgcttaggctccatgcacacatccGAGGGGGCATCCGATCGCCCATTCTGatgaaaatagagcaggtcctattctgctccATGTCATCCAAATGGTATGgatcggaagcccccatagagggaAGTGCATCATGGGCATGGACATTGTGATAAAACCAAGTAAGCCAAGAACTCGGGTCATATAACAAAAGCTAAATATCATATTAGGATTGTGTTGTTGAAGTCATCATAATCAACTCTGTGCCCCGCCATAGCCTGCATGTTCCAGATATCATGGTGAATTCCCGAATGCATGCTCCTTCTATGTCACATGACAGGACAACGAGGCAGGGGGAAGGCAAATCTCCGTCAGTCCATAGGCGGAAACCTGATGAAAAGCTTTATCAAAACCAAAAATGACCAAGTACTCATTCACACTATGAAATGCAGAGCGTTTTATTGTGTCGGGGCgctgttttgtttttcttgctCTTCTATTTTTTAGATTGCTATGGGAAGACAGTGACGGTAAAGAAGGAGCAGTCAAACTTAAATACCTCTGGAGAAGGTCAAAGTTTATCTGAAGGGGGAGGGTCAGCGAGCCTTAGTACCAGTGGTCGAGATTGGGCTAAGACAAACGAGAATAACAGTAACTAAATTTATTGTGTTTTCTGCAAATCATCATTTTTTGCACAGCGCCACATGCTGACAAGTCACTGCATGTACAAGGACGGGAGATAAACGTATAGAACAGAATGACATACAGTGATTGGATTGGATTGGCGAGACAGTCCGAATATCATCTCTTTGttattttcttttcctttttttttttttcgtttctgTTTGACTTATTTTCTGAAGTACTATAATAGGACATCGGAGGGTTAAAATGACACGTTTAGGTCGGCATAATCTTCCAATAGGCTTTTATAATAGATGTGTACTGACGGTTTTCATGTGGACGTGTGACTACATTATATGGATATATACTTTTTCCAATCTATTGCGATATTACACGTGTGAACGCTAGGTTTGTATATCTCTGTAGTTATTGGCATATTGTCAATTTATTTTACCACATGACATATAGGGAAATCTTGCACATTGGTCTTTACCACGTCGGGCTCACAAGTTTGTTTACCTTTTTCGTTTCTTCGTTTCTTAAGTTCTTCTTTTGGCAAATATTTTGTTGATCAAAATGTGACATTCATCAAAAAAATCAACTTCATTGTATCTCCATTATTGCTACTATATATGATGTGTtctatttttgtgtgtgtatatgtctgtgtatatgtgtgtgtgtgtatatatatatatatatatatatatatatatatatatatatatatatatatatattgtactgtatatatactcagtagtatgcaaaagttttaggcagacgtgtgaaaaatgctgcaaagtaaggctGTATTGAGATCACTCTATCTTTACATGTGTTTAATGGAAGTAAAAATACCAGACGCAAACTGATAGACATCCATGTAATCAAAAAAAGGGATCCGTTTCTGTCCataatttttctgggacatttTGGTGTCCTTCAAAAATGCCTTCCGTCAATTCTTCTCGGAACTTACAGACagattttgaaggaactcggaagAGAGGTTGtcccagacatcttggagaactaagcacagatcttctgagaatgtaggcttgctccaatccttctgtcttttcatattatcccagacagactggatgatggtgagatcagggctctgcgggggccggatcatcatttccaggactcctcctccaaagagcactcaaaccaaatattgatgagatttagatttctcaTTTCTTCATTCACCTCATTTTGGTAATGGCTTAAAATAAAcgattaacccttctgtttctgaaagttttcttactttgcagcattttttcaacATCTGAATAAATCTTTTGCACACGATTGTATATAGCTTGTGCGTGTGTGTAAATTATTCACAATAGCTAAAAAAGATAACTCCATCAATCATAACAAAATATCTTTGCCTGGACCTGCAGAGCAGTCCGATCTGCAAGCCCATGGGATTTGGCCCACTTGTGACTTTAAGCCCACCCGGTTCAGTTCTTTTGTTTTCGCTCTACAGGTGCATATGTCAATGGTGCTCTCATGCCAAATATACCCCCCGGATCTTTACCTCCCCCGTATTCTAATAATCCTACTACACTAGTCCCAGGTAAGATCAGTAGCCTACATACCATATATACGTAAGATTGCCTATAATACTCATAGAACATATCAATCCATTATCTGTTTATTGCTGTAGGAACTGAAGATCCGGCTGCTTCAGGAAAGTCCACACCCAGTCAAGGTAATGGAGGTTTCCTGTAACACAGCCACTATTATTGTGTGTCCAGTTATTATATCTTTACATATTGCAGGGTTTACCGAACCCTGAAATGGGCAGATAATTCTACATAACTTTAGGTTGACCTGATACGATGTCCAAAATGTCCATCACATGTTCATGTATAGGCTCCAATGGACTGCTGCTGGACATCTTCCGTCTCCATTTCATAGCATGCCTGGTAATGAATTTCTTGTGCTTGGGGTGTGAGGTTTAGTGTCCTATTACGTAGCTAAATGTTAGAAACAAACATTCATAGGAATGCCCATTCCTGAATGAATCTCAAGAGCTACATGAAAATATGTTAAACTACTGCCATCGTTTCTTTCCCATGTGATTTGCATTGGCACGTTATATCGACGACAACCCAACGCTCAGCAGTGCAAACTGGTCCTTACTGCATAATAATGGCGGCTGCTATTTTGCTAAGGTTGTGTTGTATTGTAGTCAGGACTTTACCTCATTTGTATTGCTGATCTATAGCATTTTTATGACTGATATATTGCATCTTTTCTCTGTTTTTGTAGCTGCCGCTGCTCCAGCGAACCCTCTTGCTTCTCCACATGGAAACAGTTCTTCTGCTCCCCCAACACCCGTTGCGACACCTGTCCCAGCTCCTAGTGCGTCTCCTGCCAAAACATTAAACCCACCATCTACACCTACAACTCCACTTCCAGCAATGAACATGCCTAACCCTTTAGCAGCATTTCCAGGGCAAGGTCCTACATCAATGGCTTCTCCAAAACCATCTACGCCCACTCCAACAGTGATTAAAAGTGCTCAGATGTCCTCTACTACCACAGTGAGCACGCCTTCTACATCCGGTTCATCCATATTCCCTGGTCTTCCACCTGCAGCTATTCCAACACAACCAAGTTCCTCCACAACCTGTGTTAATCCTGGCTCCAGTGACGCCATGTCCTCcttgtcacttccaggacttccATTTTCTGCCACATCTTCTACAACCACTGTGAGCAATGCCATGATGCCGTCTTTATTTGCTGGCCTCCCATTGCCCTTAAATCCTGCTTTCCAAGGTATGGCTAGCCCAACTCTTTCAGATATTGCTGGAGCTGCTGGACAAATAGGCAATCCTTTGCTGTCTGTTCTAAAAGGATTTTTGGCTTCAAATGATCCAGGGTTAATGAATTCTCCTTCGATGCCACCAGTGCCGGGATCGGGACTCTTATCCTTATCAGGTCTTCCAAATGCAGAATCAGTCTCCACAGTCAATAAGTCTTTTACTCCTCCATGCTCAACTCCAACACCTCAGAGAACTGCTACTCCAGGAACATCCTTATTTTCAGGCTCTTCTTCACCTTCAGTATCAAATCCAATTTCTACACCTGCATCACAGCCTATGTTGGCCACTCCATCTCCTCTTAGTTGTGCATCCATAACTCCACACCCCCTGAATACCTCCACTTCCATGTCAGAACAAAGCCTTTCTGCTTCTCCATCGGCAACTAATATGTTGGCCAAAACTGAACCTGCCAGTCCATCACCTTCTGCCTTCAAGGGTCCATCACGTTCAGCAACTCCTTCTCATGGTTCTCTGGGATTACCTCCAGTACTAGGCCATGTTTTTCCATCAGGACCAAGTCTGCCCAATTCAATGAACCCAGGATTGTCGGGGCTTTCTTCACTCAATGGAAATCTAGGAAGCCCAAACCTGTCTTCACTAGCCTTGGGCTCCTCTGCAGCAATTCCTCCTGTTTTCCCTGCTTTCACATCACTGTCCAATGGATCTCCATTTGTAGGTAGCCCAGCTCTTACTCCATCTGTCCCAATGCTAACCTCGACCAACACAGTTGCTGCTGCAACACCACCTTTAACATCAGCCGTGTTCCCTGGTCTCTCAGCGCCTGCTGCAGCTTCTCAGTTTCCATTGAACCTATCCACTGCAGTTCCTTCGCTCTTTCCTGTTCCGCAGGCTCCCTTGGTCTCATCAAATCCATCTTTTCCTGGATTCCCTGTTTCTAGCACACCCCCGGTTAATTCTGCTTTACCGGCTCTTCCATCCTTCCCTGGACTCCAGCCCCCCTCCACATTGTCAGGAGTTCCTCCCGCTGTAAGTGCTCCATCCCCAGCATCTGTTCTGCCAGGATTCGCCTCCGCTTTCAGCTCCAACTTCAACTCTGCCCTGGTGGCACAAGCCGGGTTAGTAGTCGTCTAGTTTTACTATaatagatttatttttattatcttgTATTTCATTTGTTTAAAcattttaaatgggttttccaggctaatgATTTAtgacttatctttaggatagatcatcaattgaaCATCGGCGGCAGGGGTCCGACACCAGGGACTCCCGGCAATCCTCTTTTTGATGAGGCCGCAGCTTTCAGGtgagtgctgcagtctcttcacagAAAGACATTGTAGTGTCCATTTGCTTTAATGGGACTGAACTCGGAAAGAGGTGATATGattgaatgaatggaagtggaatCAGCGTTGAGGGAGTGCAGGTTCTGCCTCATACATCTGTGGGGCCTCAGGTATCACACCctactgatcttcaattgatgacttaaCCTATTAAGGGCTAATAAGTCCAAGGTTGTCCTACATAGACGGTTGGCCAACACCATCCTGGCTTGTGGGATTTTAATATGCCCAATCAATTGTTTACAATTGAGATACCTGTCAGTGACCTATCTTCCTCCCCTTTCCTTTTCCCTTTGGGAACTTGCTCTTACCAATACAACAGctatagggtcagttcacattagtgtttggtttccatccagaaggagtccgcatgaggaccctccctaACATAATACCaaagcaactgcaagcggtgtgcatttaaagcacatggaccccatggacaATATTGCGGTCCGTGTTCTTGCCGCGGACAGTacacagcaagcacatggatcccattatagtctatggggtccgtgtgttttaactgcacagcgcatgcagttgcgttggtattcgggggaaaggggggggggtcctcgTGCGGTCTCCTCCCGGACGGAAACcagacactaatgtgaaccagggggtAGTTTGATACAGGGATACACTTTGATATTTGCCAAGGACTACAATGCAGAGTATCTGTATCTCTCCATGGCTATGGAAAATTACATGTTTTTTTATCCACTAATACAACACACAGCGGCACACATATTGGTCACTATTACAAATTCTACAATAAGGTTACAAAATAAATTCAAGTTACCAACTCACGTTACAGACTATTGTGATATTAATGGAGGGCATCTCGACCATTCCCTGAGATGAGCCACTGATAGACCCCTCTGACCAGCATGTGTtatccccccccctaaaaaatccTGCATTCATAATAGATGTTTGCTCTTTTCACACAGGCCTTCAGcttttcctcttctttctctctCTGGTCTTCCTGGATTTCCACAAAGTCCTTCTCAGTCCTTGCAGGGACTGCAGCAGAGCGCGGCGGCGGCAGCTGCGGCACAATCCGCTTTATTACAGGCAAGTCTCTAAGTGTATTTCATATAGGTTCTTGGGTGGGACCATAATGTAACCTAGTGTAAGGAACAGATACAGAACTAGCTCCATCTTTCAAAGAAGCCCAACTCTGAGTCCAAAAATACTATACAATGGGATATCTAATAATATGCATAAAGTAATGCCAAGAGATGGGGCAGATGGCAGATATAAAAGCTCTATACCCCAATAGGGGTGACTTACATTTTGCCATTGGCTTCGTCCAGTGGAAAGCCAGTAGCAAAACTCATgttggaatgggggggggggggggcctcccTATTGGTCTGTATAGAGCTTTTATATCTCAATTGCACTTGGTTCTCTAACCTTGTCCAAAATATTTGTCCCCTCAGAACTTGATATGTGGTGGGGGGTTTTCTTTTTGTTCGTTTTTGTCTCTGtcattttgttgcactttttcttCACATTGACGTCTCTTCTTCTCCAGGCTCATTCCGCTTCTGCCCTGGAAGGATTTTCCGCTCAGGTCGATGCCTTTGCCGCTTTCCCCACAGGACCTGGTACACCGTTTCCACTTCAACCGGGATTGCCCCAGCGTGGCTGGCAATAATCAGAAATTGGCTACAACATTTTAGCGAGGTTTATCCATGTCACTGTTTTTAGGGTCCTTTTAGGTTCTggatttatttttaacttttaacaGGACTTGTCTCTGAGGGTTTTGTATTGTGATGGGTAGGTATTAACTGAGGCAGATATCATGACAATATTAGCCTATGGGtctaatttatttttacatttttttactcGTTTTTATATTCCTTTTAGTTCATGAAATGTAGTATACCTCACACCTTTGTGGTGCTTTTTAATAGAGCATGTAATTTACAGAAATGTTACAGGTTTACAGCAGAtctgtatatattcagtgtacaTTATGATATGGGAGATCATTTACAAATATCCTTGGACATTTGCACCCTATTACCGGTCTGTTGGGTCACtatggccaacccctttatatTTGGTCAACACTAAGGCTGGCCATAGGCATGAGAGGAGTGTTTGCTGTCTCCAGCTCCAACAGATCTGCTATGGGGATGGTAGGGAACAGTCATGAACAAACATCTACTATGGGAATGGGGAGAATGGTCAAGTAAATCATAGGACCACGAATAAGGGTGCTAGGATTGGACAGATTGGAAGCTAGCATGTCTGATCCCCCTGATAGTAGACATTGGGGATGATTTGCCAGTTGCTCACCACTGACATGATACTGGTTGCTGATTCTGCCTACAACAGCCTCATCTATGGCTAGCGTAAAAGGGCCTGACATGAAGCCAACTTTGCTATTCAGGATAGGCGGCAGCTTCCCCTTCACGATCCCTCTCGTGAAGTAGCGAGACCAAGAGGAATCATTTTACCCAAGTCTTGGAACGTTATCACATGAATCAGTAGTTTCTGCAGTTTCACCAACAGGAATCACACAGGATTCTCTTCGCTTTGGTTCTTCTGCAATAAATTTGTACTGTAGTAACCTGCTTGGGTATCATAAGCCAGGTATTGGGGATTGGCTTTATGATACAGgtcacactaggttcacacctgcgttggggtttctgttcttcgcgtccacttggggactcgaaaaacagaaacccagtccgcttaaaagcagttacctgtggaaacctgcgtaccccatagactgtaatggggtccaccggattTCTGACTTTTCGCTCTGCATGTTTCAGGTGGAAtgggaatggaatccctgaatggaaatcaattgcaaatgtgaacctagccttgtgttttttttcccctaaaggtTGTGTTCCTCCCACACGTTCATGTGCGTGACCGTCTAATGTCTGACAACAATGGTTcccgagggaccccattgacaATCTAGTGGGGTCTGTTGGGTACCTGCCATGACTTCTCCAGAATTTTCTTTCCCCTCCAATCTGTGATGCTAGATAGACTCTGTGCCAGAGCCCAGGTGTGAACATAACCGAACACAATCTCTTGACATTCACTCACAAACACAcattgttagtagagatgagcgagtagtattcgatggaatacctcgccgccataggaatgcgtgtaagcggccgaacaccaaggggttaagtgcatagaatattcgatgtgtttcaccccttggtgttcagccgcttacacgcattcctatggcggcgaggcattccatcgaatactactcgctcatcactaatttTTACATTTGTATCTTCCATATGGAGTTTTGTAATTTTGGTAGGTGACTTTTTTGGTTTGgtttccatgtaacactattgCTATGATCGATGAGACAATGTACAGTTGTAATGAAATGAATTTTACTAATTATTAGGAACTATAATGAAGACTTCCAGCAATCTGTACTAATGTGTCGGCTTCTTATATctttgtacatagtattatgtttaTTATCCAGCTGGTGGTCATTGCCGTGCCATGTATAAAGCAATCTCTGTACTACTCTCCTGGCATGCTTGAAGGACTCTCACGGTTATGTAAACTGAAGACGTGCGgtgtgccagattctgactggccGCTTATCACCCTGACACAGAGCCAGTGCCGTATACAGCAAAGCCAGCCAAGAATCATTATATCACGTGATTGTGACCAGTAAGACTCCCTACTCAGGAAAGACGTCCCCCCTATGCCCTATTGAGAGCACAGCCTTAACAGAAACGTATATGAAATTAGGATACAGGATGTTTGTATATGAAATTATTGTATTTTAATAGTGGACCATGAGATGTGGTTccataaaaaaattttaaaatgttATTTATCTCTCTTAATGTctgaaagcactgcggaatattttGCCGCCATATATTAGTGACTGTCCCGTACAGGGCTGCAGTCTATATTCCCCATCACTACGTCTTTGGTTCATAAAGTGAATTTAAGGGAGTTTGGCAAACTCAaaaaacccagggggtggagtgGTGGACCCAAAACTGGAATGGGTCCATCATCCCCTATCAACCCAACCGGACATAGATATGTTAGTGTCATCCGAATCACACACACtatgttttcctcttgtgaatcccGTGGCTTTGTCAATAGGCAAAtgactctttggagcaacaaaggcGTTGCGGCTTACATCTATAGAGTATTGCCCTAGTTGTTCCAAAGAGATCACTTTCAATTGATAAAAGAAAAGTGATGGATACAATGATGCACAATTGGAAAAACATCATCTGATTCAGGTgcccgtaacctatctatctgcaggccggGGTCTGGTGACACGACACTCTTTAAAGAAGAAAGTCAAGTTTCTCTTTCCTGAAGAATCCTCATTCACTTTGTCTTGTGCCTGTTTATTAGCGGAATAATGATTGGCCTAGCTGTGTGAATACGGTACGTACATGCGTACAGATGTGTAAATATACTGCACTGACCACCATCTGCCGCTCCTACTAATGTGCATGGGAATCTTCTGAAATCATGAAATGAATGaactattttttaatgctttgtgtAATATAATGCTGTCACTCACCTAAAACTTCAAGGTCAATAAATGGAAAACCTTTTTGAACATGTAGTGTGTGCCCCGTGTGTCATATTCCTTTGGTGACTGCTACATTAATCTTACATGTCTACTAGATGGTCATTTTACGGACAGCTGGCTTCCAGGTTATCAGCGGTTCATGAGGGGATAACACTATTGGATACACATGACTCTAACCTATTTCtttgctgggttgatatgctaagttcttttgtaaaaaaaaaaaaaaaaaacctccctttTAAGGGTGAGGCTGCACATTGTATATagacgcagtgtttttcgccCCTGTGGAAACGCAAGTGgcaaaaaaccactgcattttgctattaataagggtaagttcacacagagatttttggtcaggattttcaggctgtatccgcctcaaaatcctgaccaaaaagatggctcccattgaaatcaatgggagccgctcaggagctttttctgggaGTCGGCTTGTTCCGTCTCTCGGAAAAATAAGAGAGgtcctcattcttcaggctgagtctctttgcaacatccgcctgaagacactccctcctccagactaggcccactcattggacctaatccagagcggagtgcgtgactggatgctgccattcagttgtggctacccgttttttg
This sequence is a window from Leptodactylus fuscus isolate aLepFus1 chromosome 2, aLepFus1.hap2, whole genome shotgun sequence. Protein-coding genes within it:
- the PROSER1 gene encoding proline and serine-rich protein 1 isoform X2 encodes the protein MDKKSFEMVLDEVRKAVVTEYKVKALEHVHGYFSCEQVVELLRYFSWSVPQLKAVKAMQHKMVAIPATKVVNILNCFTFSKDRLSALELLAVNIHDATNYKPIEELFKTNLTEKKRCRRILEQAVKRGCKAPNPMISSCGMIPGNPYPKGRPSRTYGIFPGTPIKKEGEDTNEGKGIAARILGPCKPPPPTYNPHRPVPYPIPPCRPHPTIAPSAYVNGALMPNIPPGSLPPPYSNNPTTLVPGTEDPAASGKSTPSQAAAAPANPLASPHGNSSSAPPTPVATPVPAPSASPAKTLNPPSTPTTPLPAMNMPNPLAAFPGQGPTSMASPKPSTPTPTVIKSAQMSSTTTVSTPSTSGSSIFPGLPPAAIPTQPSSSTTCVNPGSSDAMSSLSLPGLPFSATSSTTTVSNAMMPSLFAGLPLPLNPAFQGMASPTLSDIAGAAGQIGNPLLSVLKGFLASNDPGLMNSPSMPPVPGSGLLSLSGLPNAESVSTVNKSFTPPCSTPTPQRTATPGTSLFSGSSSPSVSNPISTPASQPMLATPSPLSCASITPHPLNTSTSMSEQSLSASPSATNMLAKTEPASPSPSAFKGPSRSATPSHGSLGLPPVLGHVFPSGPSLPNSMNPGLSGLSSLNGNLGSPNLSSLALGSSAAIPPVFPAFTSLSNGSPFVGSPALTPSVPMLTSTNTVAAATPPLTSAVFPGLSAPAAASQFPLNLSTAVPSLFPVPQAPLVSSNPSFPGFPVSSTPPVNSALPALPSFPGLQPPSTLSGVPPAVSAPSPASVLPGFASAFSSNFNSALVAQAGIDHQLNIGGRGPTPGTPGNPLFDEAAAFRPSAFPLLSLSGLPGFPQSPSQSLQGLQQSAAAAAAAQSALLQAHSASALEGFSAQVDAFAAFPTGPGTPFPLQPGLPQRGWQ
- the PROSER1 gene encoding proline and serine-rich protein 1 isoform X1, coding for MDKKSFEMVLDEVRKAVVTEYKVKALEHVHGYFSCEQVVELLRYFSWSVPQLKAVKAMQHKMVAIPATKVVNILNCFTFSKDRLSALELLAVNIHDATNYKPIEELFKTNLTEKKRCRRILEQAVKRGCKAPNPMISSCGMIPGNPYPKGRPSRTYGIFPGTPIKKEGEDTNEGKGIAARILGPCKPPPPTYNPHRPVPYPIPPCRPHPTIAPNCYGKTVTVKKEQSNLNTSGEGQSLSEGGGSASLSTSGRDWAKTNENNSAYVNGALMPNIPPGSLPPPYSNNPTTLVPGTEDPAASGKSTPSQAAAAPANPLASPHGNSSSAPPTPVATPVPAPSASPAKTLNPPSTPTTPLPAMNMPNPLAAFPGQGPTSMASPKPSTPTPTVIKSAQMSSTTTVSTPSTSGSSIFPGLPPAAIPTQPSSSTTCVNPGSSDAMSSLSLPGLPFSATSSTTTVSNAMMPSLFAGLPLPLNPAFQGMASPTLSDIAGAAGQIGNPLLSVLKGFLASNDPGLMNSPSMPPVPGSGLLSLSGLPNAESVSTVNKSFTPPCSTPTPQRTATPGTSLFSGSSSPSVSNPISTPASQPMLATPSPLSCASITPHPLNTSTSMSEQSLSASPSATNMLAKTEPASPSPSAFKGPSRSATPSHGSLGLPPVLGHVFPSGPSLPNSMNPGLSGLSSLNGNLGSPNLSSLALGSSAAIPPVFPAFTSLSNGSPFVGSPALTPSVPMLTSTNTVAAATPPLTSAVFPGLSAPAAASQFPLNLSTAVPSLFPVPQAPLVSSNPSFPGFPVSSTPPVNSALPALPSFPGLQPPSTLSGVPPAVSAPSPASVLPGFASAFSSNFNSALVAQAGIDHQLNIGGRGPTPGTPGNPLFDEAAAFRPSAFPLLSLSGLPGFPQSPSQSLQGLQQSAAAAAAAQSALLQAHSASALEGFSAQVDAFAAFPTGPGTPFPLQPGLPQRGWQ
- the PROSER1 gene encoding proline and serine-rich protein 1 isoform X3, which encodes MDKKSFEMVLDEVRKAVVTEYKVKALEHVHGYFSCEQVVELLRYFSWSVPQLKAVKAMQHKMVAIPATKVVNILNCFTFSKDRLSALELLAVNIHDATNYKPIEELFKTNLTEKKRCRRILEQAVKRGCKAPNPMISSCGMIPGNPYPKGRPSRTYGIFPGTPIKKEGEDTNEGKGIAARILGPCKPPPPTYNPHRPVPYPIPPCRPHPTIAPNCYGKTVTVKKEQSNLNTSGEGQSLSEGGGSASLSTSGRDWAKTNENNSAYVNGALMPNIPPGSLPPPYSNNPTTLVPGTEDPAASGKSTPSQAAAAPANPLASPHGNSSSAPPTPVATPVPAPSASPAKTLNPPSTPTTPLPAMNMPNPLAAFPGQGPTSMASPKPSTPTPTVIKSAQMSSTTTVSTPSTSGSSIFPGLPPAAIPTQPSSSTTCVNPGSSDAMSSLSLPGLPFSATSSTTTVSNAMMPSLFAGLPLPLNPAFQGMASPTLSDIAGAAGQIGNPLLSVLKGFLASNDPGLMNSPSMPPVPGSGLLSLSGLPNAESVSTVNKSFTPPCSTPTPQRTATPGTSLFSGSSSPSVSNPISTPASQPMLATPSPLSCASITPHPLNTSTSMSEQSLSASPSATNMLAKTEPASPSPSAFKGPSRSATPSHGSLGLPPVLGHVFPSGPSLPNSMNPGLSGLSSLNGNLGSPNLSSLALGSSAAIPPVFPAFTSLSNGSPFVGSPALTPSVPMLTSTNTVAAATPPLTSAVFPGLSAPAAASQFPLNLSTAVPSLFPVPQAPLVSSNPSFPGFPVSSTPPVNSALPALPSFPGLQPPSTLSGVPPAVSAPSPASVLPGFASAFSSNFNSALVAQAGSSIEHRRQGSDTRDSRQSSF